Proteins encoded in a region of the Diospyros lotus cultivar Yz01 chromosome 9, ASM1463336v1, whole genome shotgun sequence genome:
- the LOC127810630 gene encoding uncharacterized protein LOC127810630 isoform X2: protein MDHDVVQRVFQEGGRDFYQQPSTSSSSSSILQSLPLHVSFDHGYYLLVKSVQELREKKEGIVTVGIGGPSGSGKTSLTEKVASVIGCTVISMENYRVDADDGNDLDSINFDTLVQNLEDLIIGKDTSIPVFDFQEKRRIGFKVVKSNSSGVIIVDGTYALHARLRSLLDIRVAVVGGVHFSLLSKVQYDIGDFCSLDYLIDSIFPLFGKHIEPDLHHAQIRINNSFVSSFREPIYKLKCKSEENGHSAFTFHGKDVTTDNYIEMYLRPPSASEEAHINDWIKVRQSGIKYYLSLGDQRIVDKNYIIRPKAEFEVGRMTLGGLLALGYSVVVSYKRASTSASNGSVSISLETIDSLVGAEAARMDMNGPWITKSYLEMILERKGVPRLNSPPLLSVTSSTRNQERLIAAPKPLRVPDIVNQLEDLSQPWTRSPTKSKMEPVLATWHFMSPDTPVSDGSAIHPSSFRDNLQLAPMPDSYDLDRGLLLAVQAIQALLENKGLPVIVGIGGPSGSGKTSLARKMANIIGCGVVSLESYYKSEQVKDFKYDDFSSLDLSLLSKNIEDIRSFRRTKVPVFDLETGARSGFKELEVSEDCGVVIFEGVYALHPDIRKSLDLWIAVVGGVHSHLISRVQRDKSRVGSFMSQNEIMTTVFPMFQQHIEPHLVHAHLKIRNDFDPVLSPESSLFVLKSNKQVGYQDILRILDHSKICSSVQNFIDIYLRLAGIPANGQLSESDCIRVRMCEGRFAVLIREPIREGNFIIQPKVDFDISISTVAGLLNLGYHAVAYIEASAYIYQDGKILIEVDHLQDVPSSYLQIKGVNKETVAAAGSTLKLDGSYTTKSYLQIILEKLPAPERSSSGIHTQQAARLQELVEFIQSQSNIVIEKHGSSSASVSSPSREASSLEGVIEDMQSRIKRLERWHTINTVLWTFFMSALVGYSLYQRKHK from the exons ATGGACCATGACGTGGTGCAGCGGGTTTTCCAAGAAGGGGGCCGCGATTTCTACCAGCAGCCCTCCACTtcctcatcttcctcttccatcCTTCAGTCTCTCCCTCTTCATGTG TCTTTCGATCATGGGTATTACTTGTTGGTAAAATCTGTTCAGGaactaagagaaaaaaaagaaggaattgTAACTGTAGGCATTGGTGGTCCAAGTGGGTCGGGAAAAACAAG CTTGACAGAGAAGGTAGCGTCTGTAATTGGTTGTACTGTTATATCAATGGAGAACTATCGTGTTGATGCAGATGATGGGAAtgatttggattcaataaattttgataCTCTAGTTCAAAATCTTGAG GATTTGATAATTGGTAAAGATACATCAATCCCAGTATTTGACTTCCAAGAGAAAAGGCGTATTGGTTTTAAAGTAGTAAAGAGTAATTCATCCGGGGTG ATAATTGTTGATGGTACCTATGCTCTTCATGCAAGACTTCGTTCCTTGCTAGACATTCGAGTGGCAGTG GTTGGTGGTGTTCATTTTAGTCTTCTTTCCAAAGTTCAATATGATATTGGAGATTTTTGTTCGTTGGACTACCTTATTGACAGTATTTTCCCATTGTTTGGAAAGCACATTGAGCCAGACCTTCACCATGCACAG ATCAGAATCAATAACAGCTTTGTTTCATCATTCCGAGAGCCAATCTACAAGCTGAAATGCAAAAGTGAG GAAAATGGACATTCAGCTTTTACCTTTCATGGAAAGGATGTAACGACGGATAA TTATATTGAGATGTACTTGAGGCCTCCCTCTGCTAGTGAAGAAGCACACATAAATGATTGGATAAAGGTGCGACAATCTGGTATCAAATACTATCTATCATTGGGAGACCAGAGAATTGTTGacaaaaattacattattcGGCCAAAAGCAGAGTTTGAG GTTGGACGAATGACCCTGGGTGGATTACTTGCTTTGGGGTATTCTGTTGTAGTCAGTTACAAACGAGCATCTACATCAGCCAGCAATGGTAGTGTTTCAATATCTCTGGAAACCATTGATAGCCTGG TTGGTGCAGAAGCAGCAAGAATGGATATGAATGGACCATGGATCACTAAATCATATCTTGAAATGATTCTTGAAAGAAAGG GTGTACCACGCCTTAATTCACCACCACTTTTGTCTGTTACATCTTCAACTCGTAATCAAGAAAGGTTGATTGCTGCACCGAAGCCTCTTCGAGTGCCTGACATTGTTAACCAGCTTGAAGATTTATCTCAGCCATGGACTCGTTCCCCAACAAAATCCAAAATGGAACCTGTACTAGCAACCTGGCATTTCATGTCACCAGATACTCCAGTTTCCGATGGCTCTGCTATTC ATCCTTCTTCTTTCAGGGATAACCTGCAGCTTGCTCCAATGCCTGATTCATATGACTTGGACAGGGGATTGCTTCTTGCTGTTCAAGCAATACAG GCTTTATTGGAGAATAAAGGTCTTCCTGTTATAGTTGGAATAG GAGGTCCAAGTGGTTCTGGAAAAACTAGTTTGGCTCGTAAGATGGCAAATATTATTGGCTGTGGAGTTGTTTCCCTTGAAAGCTATTACAAATCTGAGCAAGTAAAGGACTTCAAATATGATGATTTTAGTTCTCTTGATTTATCATTGCTCTCAAAG AATATTGAGGACATAAGAAGCTTTCGAAGAACAAAAGTGCCTGTCTTTGATCTGGAGACTGGTGCTCGAAGTGGCTTCAAGGAACTTGAAGTTTCTGAGGATTGTGGAGTG GTTATTTTTGAGGGGGTTTATGCTCTGCACCCTGATATCAGAAAATCACTGGACCTGTGGATTGCTGTT GTTGGGGGAGTTCATTCGCATCTAATTTCTCGAGTTCAAAGGGACAAAAGTAGAGTTGGGAGCTTTATGTCGCAAAATGAAATTATGACAACAGTGTTTCCAATGTTCCAGCAGCACATTGAACCACATCTTGTTCATGCACAT CTCAAAATTCGAAATGACTTTGATCCTGTGCTTTCCCCTGAGAGTTCATTGTTTGTGCTGAAAAGTAACAAGCAA GTGGGCTACCAAGATATTTTGAGAATTCTTGACCATTCAAAGATATGTAGTTCTGTTCAgaattttattgatatatatctTAGGCTTGCTGGAATACCTGCTAATGGACAGTTATCAGAGAGTGACTGCATAAGGGTTAGAATGTGCGAGGGCAGATTTGCAGTCCTTATACGGGAG CCCATAAGAGAAGGCAATTTTATTATTCAACCCAAAGTGGATTTTGACATCAGCATCAGTACAGTTGCCGGTCTTCTTAACCTTGG GTATCATGCTGTAGCTTACATTGAAGCATCTGCATATATCTATCAGGATGGAAAG ATCCTTATTGAAGTTGATCATCTACAAGATGTCCCAAGTTCTTACTTACAAATAAAAGGAGTTAACAAAGAGACTGTGGCTGCTGCTGGTTCAACTCTTAAGCTGGATGGTTCTTATACCACAAAg AGCTATCTTCAAATAATTCTGGAAAAATTACCAGCACCAGAAAGGAGTTCCAGCGGGATTCATACTCAGCAAGCTGCAAGGCTGCAGGAACTTGTGGAATTTATACAGTCTCAG AGTAACATAGTCATAGAGAAACATGGTAGTAGCTCAGCTTCAGTTTCCTCACCAAGTAGGGAAGCTTCTTCATTGGAAGGGGTAATTGAAGATATGCAATCAAGGATCAAGAGACTCGAACGATGGCATACGATTAATACG GTTTTGTGGACATTTTTTATGTCTGCACTGGTTGGCTATTCCCTGTATCAAAGAAAGCACAAGTAA
- the LOC127810630 gene encoding uncharacterized protein LOC127810630 isoform X3, which translates to MDHDVVQRVFQEGGRDFYQQPSTSSSSSSILQSLPLHVSFDHGYYLLVKSVQELREKKEGIVTVGIGGPSGSGKTSLTEKVASVIGCTVISMENYRVDADDGNDLDSINFDTLVQNLEDLIIGKDTSIPVFDFQEKRRIGFKVVKSNSSGVIIVDGTYALHARLRSLLDIRVAVVGGVHFSLLSKVQYDIGDFCSLDYLIDSIFPLFGKHIEPDLHHAQIRINNSFVSSFREPIYKLKCKSEENGHSAFTFHGKDVTTDNYIEMYLRPPSASEEAHINDWIKVRQSGIKYYLSLGDQRIVDKNYIIRPKAEFEVGRMTLGGLLALGYSVVVSYKRASTSASNVGAEAARMDMNGPWITKSYLEMILERKGVPRLNSPPLLSVTSSTRNQERLIAAPKPLRVPDIVNQLEDLSQPWTRSPTKSKMEPVLATWHFMSPDTPVSDGSAIHPSSFRDNLQLAPMPDSYDLDRGLLLAVQAIQALLENKGLPVIVGIGGPSGSGKTSLARKMANIIGCGVVSLESYYKSEQVKDFKYDDFSSLDLSLLSKNIEDIRSFRRTKVPVFDLETGARSGFKELEVSEDCGVVIFEGVYALHPDIRKSLDLWIAVVGGVHSHLISRVQRDKSRVGSFMSQNEIMTTVFPMFQQHIEPHLVHAHLKIRNDFDPVLSPESSLFVLKSNKQVGYQDILRILDHSKICSSVQNFIDIYLRLAGIPANGQLSESDCIRVRMCEGRFAVLIREPIREGNFIIQPKVDFDISISTVAGLLNLGYHAVAYIEASAYIYQDGKILIEVDHLQDVPSSYLQIKGVNKETVAAAGSTLKLDGSYTTKSYLQIILEKLPAPERSSSGIHTQQAARLQELVEFIQSQSNIVIEKHGSSSASVSSPSREASSLEGVIEDMQSRIKRLERWHTINTVLWTFFMSALVGYSLYQRKHK; encoded by the exons ATGGACCATGACGTGGTGCAGCGGGTTTTCCAAGAAGGGGGCCGCGATTTCTACCAGCAGCCCTCCACTtcctcatcttcctcttccatcCTTCAGTCTCTCCCTCTTCATGTG TCTTTCGATCATGGGTATTACTTGTTGGTAAAATCTGTTCAGGaactaagagaaaaaaaagaaggaattgTAACTGTAGGCATTGGTGGTCCAAGTGGGTCGGGAAAAACAAG CTTGACAGAGAAGGTAGCGTCTGTAATTGGTTGTACTGTTATATCAATGGAGAACTATCGTGTTGATGCAGATGATGGGAAtgatttggattcaataaattttgataCTCTAGTTCAAAATCTTGAG GATTTGATAATTGGTAAAGATACATCAATCCCAGTATTTGACTTCCAAGAGAAAAGGCGTATTGGTTTTAAAGTAGTAAAGAGTAATTCATCCGGGGTG ATAATTGTTGATGGTACCTATGCTCTTCATGCAAGACTTCGTTCCTTGCTAGACATTCGAGTGGCAGTG GTTGGTGGTGTTCATTTTAGTCTTCTTTCCAAAGTTCAATATGATATTGGAGATTTTTGTTCGTTGGACTACCTTATTGACAGTATTTTCCCATTGTTTGGAAAGCACATTGAGCCAGACCTTCACCATGCACAG ATCAGAATCAATAACAGCTTTGTTTCATCATTCCGAGAGCCAATCTACAAGCTGAAATGCAAAAGTGAG GAAAATGGACATTCAGCTTTTACCTTTCATGGAAAGGATGTAACGACGGATAA TTATATTGAGATGTACTTGAGGCCTCCCTCTGCTAGTGAAGAAGCACACATAAATGATTGGATAAAGGTGCGACAATCTGGTATCAAATACTATCTATCATTGGGAGACCAGAGAATTGTTGacaaaaattacattattcGGCCAAAAGCAGAGTTTGAG GTTGGACGAATGACCCTGGGTGGATTACTTGCTTTGGGGTATTCTGTTGTAGTCAGTTACAAACGAGCATCTACATCAGCCAGCAATG TTGGTGCAGAAGCAGCAAGAATGGATATGAATGGACCATGGATCACTAAATCATATCTTGAAATGATTCTTGAAAGAAAGG GTGTACCACGCCTTAATTCACCACCACTTTTGTCTGTTACATCTTCAACTCGTAATCAAGAAAGGTTGATTGCTGCACCGAAGCCTCTTCGAGTGCCTGACATTGTTAACCAGCTTGAAGATTTATCTCAGCCATGGACTCGTTCCCCAACAAAATCCAAAATGGAACCTGTACTAGCAACCTGGCATTTCATGTCACCAGATACTCCAGTTTCCGATGGCTCTGCTATTC ATCCTTCTTCTTTCAGGGATAACCTGCAGCTTGCTCCAATGCCTGATTCATATGACTTGGACAGGGGATTGCTTCTTGCTGTTCAAGCAATACAG GCTTTATTGGAGAATAAAGGTCTTCCTGTTATAGTTGGAATAG GAGGTCCAAGTGGTTCTGGAAAAACTAGTTTGGCTCGTAAGATGGCAAATATTATTGGCTGTGGAGTTGTTTCCCTTGAAAGCTATTACAAATCTGAGCAAGTAAAGGACTTCAAATATGATGATTTTAGTTCTCTTGATTTATCATTGCTCTCAAAG AATATTGAGGACATAAGAAGCTTTCGAAGAACAAAAGTGCCTGTCTTTGATCTGGAGACTGGTGCTCGAAGTGGCTTCAAGGAACTTGAAGTTTCTGAGGATTGTGGAGTG GTTATTTTTGAGGGGGTTTATGCTCTGCACCCTGATATCAGAAAATCACTGGACCTGTGGATTGCTGTT GTTGGGGGAGTTCATTCGCATCTAATTTCTCGAGTTCAAAGGGACAAAAGTAGAGTTGGGAGCTTTATGTCGCAAAATGAAATTATGACAACAGTGTTTCCAATGTTCCAGCAGCACATTGAACCACATCTTGTTCATGCACAT CTCAAAATTCGAAATGACTTTGATCCTGTGCTTTCCCCTGAGAGTTCATTGTTTGTGCTGAAAAGTAACAAGCAA GTGGGCTACCAAGATATTTTGAGAATTCTTGACCATTCAAAGATATGTAGTTCTGTTCAgaattttattgatatatatctTAGGCTTGCTGGAATACCTGCTAATGGACAGTTATCAGAGAGTGACTGCATAAGGGTTAGAATGTGCGAGGGCAGATTTGCAGTCCTTATACGGGAG CCCATAAGAGAAGGCAATTTTATTATTCAACCCAAAGTGGATTTTGACATCAGCATCAGTACAGTTGCCGGTCTTCTTAACCTTGG GTATCATGCTGTAGCTTACATTGAAGCATCTGCATATATCTATCAGGATGGAAAG ATCCTTATTGAAGTTGATCATCTACAAGATGTCCCAAGTTCTTACTTACAAATAAAAGGAGTTAACAAAGAGACTGTGGCTGCTGCTGGTTCAACTCTTAAGCTGGATGGTTCTTATACCACAAAg AGCTATCTTCAAATAATTCTGGAAAAATTACCAGCACCAGAAAGGAGTTCCAGCGGGATTCATACTCAGCAAGCTGCAAGGCTGCAGGAACTTGTGGAATTTATACAGTCTCAG AGTAACATAGTCATAGAGAAACATGGTAGTAGCTCAGCTTCAGTTTCCTCACCAAGTAGGGAAGCTTCTTCATTGGAAGGGGTAATTGAAGATATGCAATCAAGGATCAAGAGACTCGAACGATGGCATACGATTAATACG GTTTTGTGGACATTTTTTATGTCTGCACTGGTTGGCTATTCCCTGTATCAAAGAAAGCACAAGTAA
- the LOC127810630 gene encoding uncharacterized protein LOC127810630 isoform X1, protein MDHDVVQRVFQEGGRDFYQQPSTSSSSSSILQSLPLHVSFDHGYYLLVKSVQELREKKEGIVTVGIGGPSGSGKTSLTEKVASVIGCTVISMENYRVDADDGNDLDSINFDTLVQNLEDLIIGKDTSIPVFDFQEKRRIGFKVVKSNSSGVIIVDGTYALHARLRSLLDIRVAVVGGVHFSLLSKVQYDIGDFCSLDYLIDSIFPLFGKHIEPDLHHAQIRINNSFVSSFREPIYKLKCKSEENGHSAFTFHGKDVTTDNYIEMYLRPPSASEEAHINDWIKVRQSGIKYYLSLGDQRIVDKNYIIRPKAEFEVGRMTLGGLLALGYSVVVSYKRASTSASNGSVSISLETIDSLGETYLVLRGTNRKTVGAEAARMDMNGPWITKSYLEMILERKGVPRLNSPPLLSVTSSTRNQERLIAAPKPLRVPDIVNQLEDLSQPWTRSPTKSKMEPVLATWHFMSPDTPVSDGSAIHPSSFRDNLQLAPMPDSYDLDRGLLLAVQAIQALLENKGLPVIVGIGGPSGSGKTSLARKMANIIGCGVVSLESYYKSEQVKDFKYDDFSSLDLSLLSKNIEDIRSFRRTKVPVFDLETGARSGFKELEVSEDCGVVIFEGVYALHPDIRKSLDLWIAVVGGVHSHLISRVQRDKSRVGSFMSQNEIMTTVFPMFQQHIEPHLVHAHLKIRNDFDPVLSPESSLFVLKSNKQVGYQDILRILDHSKICSSVQNFIDIYLRLAGIPANGQLSESDCIRVRMCEGRFAVLIREPIREGNFIIQPKVDFDISISTVAGLLNLGYHAVAYIEASAYIYQDGKILIEVDHLQDVPSSYLQIKGVNKETVAAAGSTLKLDGSYTTKSYLQIILEKLPAPERSSSGIHTQQAARLQELVEFIQSQSNIVIEKHGSSSASVSSPSREASSLEGVIEDMQSRIKRLERWHTINTVLWTFFMSALVGYSLYQRKHK, encoded by the exons ATGGACCATGACGTGGTGCAGCGGGTTTTCCAAGAAGGGGGCCGCGATTTCTACCAGCAGCCCTCCACTtcctcatcttcctcttccatcCTTCAGTCTCTCCCTCTTCATGTG TCTTTCGATCATGGGTATTACTTGTTGGTAAAATCTGTTCAGGaactaagagaaaaaaaagaaggaattgTAACTGTAGGCATTGGTGGTCCAAGTGGGTCGGGAAAAACAAG CTTGACAGAGAAGGTAGCGTCTGTAATTGGTTGTACTGTTATATCAATGGAGAACTATCGTGTTGATGCAGATGATGGGAAtgatttggattcaataaattttgataCTCTAGTTCAAAATCTTGAG GATTTGATAATTGGTAAAGATACATCAATCCCAGTATTTGACTTCCAAGAGAAAAGGCGTATTGGTTTTAAAGTAGTAAAGAGTAATTCATCCGGGGTG ATAATTGTTGATGGTACCTATGCTCTTCATGCAAGACTTCGTTCCTTGCTAGACATTCGAGTGGCAGTG GTTGGTGGTGTTCATTTTAGTCTTCTTTCCAAAGTTCAATATGATATTGGAGATTTTTGTTCGTTGGACTACCTTATTGACAGTATTTTCCCATTGTTTGGAAAGCACATTGAGCCAGACCTTCACCATGCACAG ATCAGAATCAATAACAGCTTTGTTTCATCATTCCGAGAGCCAATCTACAAGCTGAAATGCAAAAGTGAG GAAAATGGACATTCAGCTTTTACCTTTCATGGAAAGGATGTAACGACGGATAA TTATATTGAGATGTACTTGAGGCCTCCCTCTGCTAGTGAAGAAGCACACATAAATGATTGGATAAAGGTGCGACAATCTGGTATCAAATACTATCTATCATTGGGAGACCAGAGAATTGTTGacaaaaattacattattcGGCCAAAAGCAGAGTTTGAG GTTGGACGAATGACCCTGGGTGGATTACTTGCTTTGGGGTATTCTGTTGTAGTCAGTTACAAACGAGCATCTACATCAGCCAGCAATGGTAGTGTTTCAATATCTCTGGAAACCATTGATAGCCTGGGTGAGACATACTTGGTGTTGAGGGGTACCAATCGGAAA ACAGTTGGTGCAGAAGCAGCAAGAATGGATATGAATGGACCATGGATCACTAAATCATATCTTGAAATGATTCTTGAAAGAAAGG GTGTACCACGCCTTAATTCACCACCACTTTTGTCTGTTACATCTTCAACTCGTAATCAAGAAAGGTTGATTGCTGCACCGAAGCCTCTTCGAGTGCCTGACATTGTTAACCAGCTTGAAGATTTATCTCAGCCATGGACTCGTTCCCCAACAAAATCCAAAATGGAACCTGTACTAGCAACCTGGCATTTCATGTCACCAGATACTCCAGTTTCCGATGGCTCTGCTATTC ATCCTTCTTCTTTCAGGGATAACCTGCAGCTTGCTCCAATGCCTGATTCATATGACTTGGACAGGGGATTGCTTCTTGCTGTTCAAGCAATACAG GCTTTATTGGAGAATAAAGGTCTTCCTGTTATAGTTGGAATAG GAGGTCCAAGTGGTTCTGGAAAAACTAGTTTGGCTCGTAAGATGGCAAATATTATTGGCTGTGGAGTTGTTTCCCTTGAAAGCTATTACAAATCTGAGCAAGTAAAGGACTTCAAATATGATGATTTTAGTTCTCTTGATTTATCATTGCTCTCAAAG AATATTGAGGACATAAGAAGCTTTCGAAGAACAAAAGTGCCTGTCTTTGATCTGGAGACTGGTGCTCGAAGTGGCTTCAAGGAACTTGAAGTTTCTGAGGATTGTGGAGTG GTTATTTTTGAGGGGGTTTATGCTCTGCACCCTGATATCAGAAAATCACTGGACCTGTGGATTGCTGTT GTTGGGGGAGTTCATTCGCATCTAATTTCTCGAGTTCAAAGGGACAAAAGTAGAGTTGGGAGCTTTATGTCGCAAAATGAAATTATGACAACAGTGTTTCCAATGTTCCAGCAGCACATTGAACCACATCTTGTTCATGCACAT CTCAAAATTCGAAATGACTTTGATCCTGTGCTTTCCCCTGAGAGTTCATTGTTTGTGCTGAAAAGTAACAAGCAA GTGGGCTACCAAGATATTTTGAGAATTCTTGACCATTCAAAGATATGTAGTTCTGTTCAgaattttattgatatatatctTAGGCTTGCTGGAATACCTGCTAATGGACAGTTATCAGAGAGTGACTGCATAAGGGTTAGAATGTGCGAGGGCAGATTTGCAGTCCTTATACGGGAG CCCATAAGAGAAGGCAATTTTATTATTCAACCCAAAGTGGATTTTGACATCAGCATCAGTACAGTTGCCGGTCTTCTTAACCTTGG GTATCATGCTGTAGCTTACATTGAAGCATCTGCATATATCTATCAGGATGGAAAG ATCCTTATTGAAGTTGATCATCTACAAGATGTCCCAAGTTCTTACTTACAAATAAAAGGAGTTAACAAAGAGACTGTGGCTGCTGCTGGTTCAACTCTTAAGCTGGATGGTTCTTATACCACAAAg AGCTATCTTCAAATAATTCTGGAAAAATTACCAGCACCAGAAAGGAGTTCCAGCGGGATTCATACTCAGCAAGCTGCAAGGCTGCAGGAACTTGTGGAATTTATACAGTCTCAG AGTAACATAGTCATAGAGAAACATGGTAGTAGCTCAGCTTCAGTTTCCTCACCAAGTAGGGAAGCTTCTTCATTGGAAGGGGTAATTGAAGATATGCAATCAAGGATCAAGAGACTCGAACGATGGCATACGATTAATACG GTTTTGTGGACATTTTTTATGTCTGCACTGGTTGGCTATTCCCTGTATCAAAGAAAGCACAAGTAA
- the LOC127810630 gene encoding uncharacterized protein LOC127810630 isoform X4, with the protein MDHDVVQRVFQEGGRDFYQQPSTSSSSSSILQSLPLHVSFDHGYYLLVKSVQELREKKEGIVTVGIGGPSGSGKTSLTEKVASVIGCTVISMENYRVDADDGNDLDSINFDTLVQNLEDLIIGKDTSIPVFDFQEKRRIGFKVVKSNSSGVIIVDGTYALHARLRSLLDIRVAVVGGVHFSLLSKVQYDIGDFCSLDYLIDSIFPLFGKHIEPDLHHAQIRINNSFVSSFREPIYKLKCKSEENGHSAFTFHGKDVTTDNYIEMYLRPPSASEEAHINDWIKVRQSGIKYYLSLGDQRIVDKNYIIRPKAEFEVGRMTLGGLLALGYSVVVSYKRASTSASNGSVSISLETIDSLGETYLVLRGTNRKTVGAEAARMDMNGPWITKSYLEMILERKGVPRLNSPPLLSVTSSTRNQERLIAAPKPLRVPDIVNQLEDLSQPWTRSPTKSKMEPVLATWHFMSPDTPVSDGSAIHPSSFRDNLQLAPMPDSYDLDRGLLLAVQAIQALLENKGLPVIVGIGGPSGSGKTSLARKMANIIGCGVVSLESYYKSEQVKDFKYDDFSSLDLSLLSKNIEDIRSFRRTKVPVFDLETGARSGFKELEVSEDCGVVIFEGVYALHPDIRKSLDLWIAVVGGVHSHLISRVQRDKSRVGSFMSQNEIMTTVFPMFQQHIEPHLVHAHLKIRNDFDPVLSPESSLFVLKSNKQVGYQDILRILDHSKICSSVQNFIDIYLRLAGIPANGQLSESDCIRVRMCEGRFAVLIREPIREGNFIIQPKVDFDISISTVAGLLNLGYHAVAYIEASAYIYQDGKVHPLGRKFLLN; encoded by the exons ATGGACCATGACGTGGTGCAGCGGGTTTTCCAAGAAGGGGGCCGCGATTTCTACCAGCAGCCCTCCACTtcctcatcttcctcttccatcCTTCAGTCTCTCCCTCTTCATGTG TCTTTCGATCATGGGTATTACTTGTTGGTAAAATCTGTTCAGGaactaagagaaaaaaaagaaggaattgTAACTGTAGGCATTGGTGGTCCAAGTGGGTCGGGAAAAACAAG CTTGACAGAGAAGGTAGCGTCTGTAATTGGTTGTACTGTTATATCAATGGAGAACTATCGTGTTGATGCAGATGATGGGAAtgatttggattcaataaattttgataCTCTAGTTCAAAATCTTGAG GATTTGATAATTGGTAAAGATACATCAATCCCAGTATTTGACTTCCAAGAGAAAAGGCGTATTGGTTTTAAAGTAGTAAAGAGTAATTCATCCGGGGTG ATAATTGTTGATGGTACCTATGCTCTTCATGCAAGACTTCGTTCCTTGCTAGACATTCGAGTGGCAGTG GTTGGTGGTGTTCATTTTAGTCTTCTTTCCAAAGTTCAATATGATATTGGAGATTTTTGTTCGTTGGACTACCTTATTGACAGTATTTTCCCATTGTTTGGAAAGCACATTGAGCCAGACCTTCACCATGCACAG ATCAGAATCAATAACAGCTTTGTTTCATCATTCCGAGAGCCAATCTACAAGCTGAAATGCAAAAGTGAG GAAAATGGACATTCAGCTTTTACCTTTCATGGAAAGGATGTAACGACGGATAA TTATATTGAGATGTACTTGAGGCCTCCCTCTGCTAGTGAAGAAGCACACATAAATGATTGGATAAAGGTGCGACAATCTGGTATCAAATACTATCTATCATTGGGAGACCAGAGAATTGTTGacaaaaattacattattcGGCCAAAAGCAGAGTTTGAG GTTGGACGAATGACCCTGGGTGGATTACTTGCTTTGGGGTATTCTGTTGTAGTCAGTTACAAACGAGCATCTACATCAGCCAGCAATGGTAGTGTTTCAATATCTCTGGAAACCATTGATAGCCTGGGTGAGACATACTTGGTGTTGAGGGGTACCAATCGGAAA ACAGTTGGTGCAGAAGCAGCAAGAATGGATATGAATGGACCATGGATCACTAAATCATATCTTGAAATGATTCTTGAAAGAAAGG GTGTACCACGCCTTAATTCACCACCACTTTTGTCTGTTACATCTTCAACTCGTAATCAAGAAAGGTTGATTGCTGCACCGAAGCCTCTTCGAGTGCCTGACATTGTTAACCAGCTTGAAGATTTATCTCAGCCATGGACTCGTTCCCCAACAAAATCCAAAATGGAACCTGTACTAGCAACCTGGCATTTCATGTCACCAGATACTCCAGTTTCCGATGGCTCTGCTATTC ATCCTTCTTCTTTCAGGGATAACCTGCAGCTTGCTCCAATGCCTGATTCATATGACTTGGACAGGGGATTGCTTCTTGCTGTTCAAGCAATACAG GCTTTATTGGAGAATAAAGGTCTTCCTGTTATAGTTGGAATAG GAGGTCCAAGTGGTTCTGGAAAAACTAGTTTGGCTCGTAAGATGGCAAATATTATTGGCTGTGGAGTTGTTTCCCTTGAAAGCTATTACAAATCTGAGCAAGTAAAGGACTTCAAATATGATGATTTTAGTTCTCTTGATTTATCATTGCTCTCAAAG AATATTGAGGACATAAGAAGCTTTCGAAGAACAAAAGTGCCTGTCTTTGATCTGGAGACTGGTGCTCGAAGTGGCTTCAAGGAACTTGAAGTTTCTGAGGATTGTGGAGTG GTTATTTTTGAGGGGGTTTATGCTCTGCACCCTGATATCAGAAAATCACTGGACCTGTGGATTGCTGTT GTTGGGGGAGTTCATTCGCATCTAATTTCTCGAGTTCAAAGGGACAAAAGTAGAGTTGGGAGCTTTATGTCGCAAAATGAAATTATGACAACAGTGTTTCCAATGTTCCAGCAGCACATTGAACCACATCTTGTTCATGCACAT CTCAAAATTCGAAATGACTTTGATCCTGTGCTTTCCCCTGAGAGTTCATTGTTTGTGCTGAAAAGTAACAAGCAA GTGGGCTACCAAGATATTTTGAGAATTCTTGACCATTCAAAGATATGTAGTTCTGTTCAgaattttattgatatatatctTAGGCTTGCTGGAATACCTGCTAATGGACAGTTATCAGAGAGTGACTGCATAAGGGTTAGAATGTGCGAGGGCAGATTTGCAGTCCTTATACGGGAG CCCATAAGAGAAGGCAATTTTATTATTCAACCCAAAGTGGATTTTGACATCAGCATCAGTACAGTTGCCGGTCTTCTTAACCTTGG GTATCATGCTGTAGCTTACATTGAAGCATCTGCATATATCTATCAGGATGGAAAG GTCCATCCTCTTGGCAGGAAATTTCTTCTGAATTAG